The Aeoliella mucimassa genome includes the window TCGGAGCAAGGTCGCTTCGAACGCGCTCGGCATCGGTTGTATCGAGGTAGGTGGATGGCAGCAGTTGATTTTGCTTCGCTCGTTGCGGCGATACTCGAAGATTACGCACTTCCCATCACGGGCTTTCATGGCGTTGCCCATTGGGCGCGGGTGTTCGAAAACGGCATGCGGCTCGCCGACGAGACCGACGCGCGACGCGAAGTAGTGCAGTTGTTTGCGGTGTTTCACGATTCGCGGCGGATCACCGAGCACTTTGATCCTGGTCACGGACAGCGTGGGGCCGAGCTGGCCAAGGCGATGCGAGGACAGTGGTTTGAGCTTCCCGACGAGGACTTCGAGCTGCTGTATCTGGCGTGCGCCGGACATACCGATCAACGGACGCACCCCGATGTCACCGTGCAAACTTGCTGGGACGCCGACCGGTTGGATCTGGGCCGCACCGGTATCATTCCGCATGCCGATTACCTTGGTACCGAAGTGGCTCGCCGTCGTGATACGATGCACTGGGCCGACGGTCGGGCGAGTTTCCATCTGGTGCCCGACTGGATTTCGCAGGACTGGAAAGTCGACCTCGCGACATTCAGCTAACCACGATCGCTTGCGGATTGCGATCCAAGGGAAGCAGGATTACCACTCGAGGCCAAATCGCATCCCGGTAGTGGTGTAAGCGACTTGATCGAAGAAGTTGGTATCCCATAGTTGCTTCTCGACCTGAAACTGAAACACAAAGTCGGATGCAGCCAAGTGGCGTCGATAGCGTATGCCAAGGTTGGCTTCGCTGATCGAAAGCGTACCATCGGCCCGCGAGTAGTTCACGCTGTTATCCAGTTCGGCAGTGCCAGCGAGCATACTGATGCGCCCGCCGCCGAACACCCCCCACTCGCTGCAATAAGTGGTACGCAGGGGATGGTACCCCTCGGCAAATGCGGTAAGTCCTCCGCCGCCGATGGTGTCTTCGCTGTCGTCGGCAAACGTGAACCCGAGTCCGGCTCCCCGCCCACCGACCCCGAGCATTAGTTCGAGCGTGTCGACTTGCAGCCGCTTGTAGATTTCGAAATCGATGATCGCCGCGCCGGTCTCCAGGTCCATCGGCGCTCCAGAACCTCCGGCGATGGCCTGCGGCTCCATGCCGGTCATCCACGCCTGCACGCGGAAGCCAAGCCCCTCGCTGTTTTCAAAGCCAATGTAAGGCCGGACCGATACCGAGGTGCGATCTTCGTCGAGGGCGAACGCGCTGCTCGTGAACGACATGGTGGTGATACCAATGTCGGTGCCACCAAACCAGTGCGCCCGATAGTTAGTACTGCAGGCGACCAGCGAGGGGGTGAGTTGTGGTCCGATGGCGGTCTCCTGGTACACCACCGCCGGATCGTACGAGCCAGGGGTCATGCTGCCAGGGGGAATGTAAACCATCTGGGGTTCGTCGCTCGCAGCAGGGGGGGCAAAACTGCTAGGGTTGGCAGCGGGGGCGATATCGAGCGAGTCGTAAGCCGGGTTGCTAGCAATGCTATCCCCCGCGGCCGCGCACGTGACCAACACCATTAACAGTAATACAACCCGCATGATGACGTTTCCAAGCTATGAACCACTCGAATGATGATCTACAAAGTGGTTATTAGCATTTCCCGTAACCGGTAGCCAGAGAACTTCCTCCTCAGAGTTCGAGTCGCTAGCTGACTGCGCAGTGCAAAGCGGGATTGCAGACCATGGTTACTCGGCCCACGAGAACTCGTACTTGCCCGATTCCACGTAGATTGTCGTCGAATCGTCGGCCGTTTCCACTTCCAAATAGTCTTCGATGTTGTTTAGCGGTTTTTTCCCTTCGGTAATTTCTCCAGTGGTTGGTAGATAGATTTCGGCCATCGTGTTCGCAGGCACTTCGATCGATAGTGTCCGCTTGCCATCAGCACGACGCCAGGCAGAGCGAATCGTTCCCGTCGGGGCGTCGTAGCTAGCTTCGACCCAATCGAGCTGCGGCACGAAGGCCGGGCGGAGCGTGAACTCGGCGAAGCCAGCTTGCTCGCCGGGCGTGATGCCGGCCAGGCTCCGCAGCGGCCAGGCACCAACGTATAGATACGAGCTATGCAGGGCCGAGTGTCGACGGCCGACCGGATCTTCCCAGCACTCCCAGATGGTGGTTGCCCCCTCGTCGAGCATATGTCCCCAACTCGGATAGTCGGTCTTCGAGGTCATCATCGCGATCAGATCGTCGCGGCCGTTTTCCATGAGCAGCTTGAACAGCATCGCCCCGCCGGTGATGCCAGCGTGGATGTGCCCTTCGCGAACTTCCACGATCTCGCGTTCCAGTCGCTTCCAAACGAGCGGGCGTTCGGACTCTGGCGGAAGATCCACCACCAAGGCCAAGGCCATCGGTGCTTGCATGCCGCGCGAGTAGCTATGGTCGTCGGCATCGTAGTACTTCGCGTGCACCGCCCGACGCACCTCGTCCGCCCGCGCGCGGTACTTTGCTGCCGCTTGCTCGTGCCCTAGCTGGTCGGCAATCGAAGCGGCGGTTTGCAGGTTGTAAATCCAGTAGCAACTATTGAAGAACAGCCGTTCGTCGAGTTCCTCGATCCCCTGAGACCCAGGCCAAAGCCAGTCGGCCAGGAACGACCACTGCGGCGCGGTGCCGTTGCGATCCACGTGATACTCCAGCAGCATGTCGTTCTCACTATGGGCGTCGAGAAACGCGAGCCATCGCTCGATCACCGGCCAGCTCTGCTCGAGGATCCGAAGGTCGCCATACTGCTGGTACACTTCCCAAGGCAGCGTCACGCAGAATCCGCTCCAGCCCGGCCCGCCACCGCCCCAGAACGTCGGCGCGGTGTGCGGTAGAAAGCCGTCGTCGTCCTGCGTGTCGTGCCAGTCTTGGTTCCACTTGGTGTAAAACGCCCCGACGTTGTAGTTCATCAGCGTGGTGTTGATGGTCGCGTGACCGTCGCCGCCGTACCCCATTCGCTCGCGCTGTGGGCAGTCGACCAGGTAGCCACCCAGGGCGAGGTTCTCCAAGGTCCAATTCGTGGTGTCGTAAATCTGGTTGAGCAGCGGATCGGAGCAGCGGAACTGACCACTCCGGGCGAAATCGGTTCGTACCAACTCGCCTCGAATGTCTTCGAGCTGCGGGGCCGAGGTCACTCCGCGGAGTGTGATCCAGCGACCGCTGTGGTAGTTGAATCGGCTGCGAAACGTCGCGTGGCCCTGCGCGTCGACGATCACTTCGCTACGCAGGTTGTGCGTCAGCGCTTCGGCAGGATACTCCGACGAGAGGATTTCGATGATGCTGCCGGGCGTTCCGGTGAGATCTAGCTGCAACGTGCCGGCGAAGTTCACTCCCATGTCGGCCCGGTACTCGTTATCGGCGACCTGCTGGATTTCGATCGCTTGGATCGTCTTAACCGCACGGTTGCGCTCGACCATCTCGGCCGACACCATGAGCTGCGGCTCGTAAACCGTGGCCGCTGACCAATCGTGATCGTCGTAGTCCACGCGATTCCACTCTGGTATATGGAGAGTAGGCGATTGATGCTCGCCGCCGAAGTTGCGGAACATCCAGCTGCCAAGCAAGCGATTGCCGCTCGGATGGATCTTCCACGACGCGTCGGTCGTGATGGCGACCGTCGACTCATCTTGGCAATGCACGGTGCCTTGGGCCGCGACGATAGGCAGCGATGGTTTGTCGTCGGACTGGTAAAGCGGATAGGCCGCCCACGAAGTGCCGAGCCAGAGCCCGATGACGTTGTCGCCCTCCACAAGCAGCGAGGCGATGTCGTACGTGACGTACCGCGCCCGCTTGCGATGGTTCGACACCGCAGGCTCGAGCAGCGAGTCGTCGACCTTCTGCCCGTTGACGTACAGCTCGTGATAACCGACCGACGCTACATGCAGCTCCGCCCGTTCGGCAGGGCTGGTGAGCGTAACGTGCTTGCGCAGCCATGGATCCCACGAGTGGCCATCGGATTCGCCGGCAACCGCGCCAATCCACTTCGCGCTCCACTCGTCGGCCTGTGGGCCCATGCTCCAGCGGGCGGGCTCGCTCCAGTCGGAGAGTTTGCCCTCGCGATCCGTGACGCGTACTTTCCAATAGCAAACCGTATCGCTAGCGAGCGGCTCGCCTTCGTACTCCACCAATTGCGTTTGCGGGCTGCAGACCTTGCCCGAGTTCCAGAGGTCCGCGGTTTCGGGAGTCAACAACTCAGGCGACGTGGCGACCAACAGCTGATAAGTGGTTTGCTTCAGCCCTCGCTGGTCGGCATCGATCGCCTGCACCTGCCAGCTCAACCGAGGATGCAGCACATCGATCCCCAGCGGATCGGTCAGGTACTCGCACCGCAAGTTGGCCACCTGCAGCGTGCCATCAGCAGCGGTTGCTGTTGGAAGGGAGCAACAGGAAACGAAAAGCAGAACCAGGCAAATCCAACGTCGAGCGATCACCATCCACCTCCGCAGGGTTGAGAGTCCAAGATGTTCTCAGTGTAAGGCGGGGGGATGCGCGATGCCAGCAGGTGAATGTCAGCGTGGGAAAAGGCTCTAACTGTGTGCTGGTATCTCCTTAGTAACTGTTCTCGTTAGTGGTTCGAGGATAGGCACGATTGTCGGAGAGTCTCCGTCAGGGCCATCGTACCCTGTTGGTCTACCAATGAAAGCAGCTTGTGCAGCTTGTACTAGAATCGCGTCCCTAATTTGCGTGTCGGTACTGCCTTCGACAAAAGCACGAAATGTTTTCAGGGCATCCGCTCGATGCTGATTTACCGTTTGATTGTGTCTTTCAGCTTTGTATTGTTTAGCACACCAAAACACACCATACGAGAGAGTTGATAAAACAAACAGCTTAGCAACAACGAACTGAATAGCTTCGGGAACAGTAGTTGGGGTGTAGTAGAAGGAAATCACTAACAAGCCGGAAGAGGCTAGCAGAGTCATTGCCAACACAGCTACCGTTGCTATAAACCATTTGCCAGCGTTCTCTTTGTGTGATGCACATGCTTGTTCAAAAATGACAGCGCTAGTAGAAACTCCAGCTTCTGCTGCTTGCTCTTTTACGGCTTCCAGTGCCTGTGCAGCTTCATGCTTAACTTTATTTAAGCTCTTTTGCATATCTTCCGATTGCGACTTCATTGTCGCGTGAAACCCTTTAGCTTCTCGCTCGATTTTCGTGAAGTCAGTTGCTTGCGTAGCGGTAAATGCCAACGGCAGTAGCAAATTCTCGGCGACACTATCATAAGCAGTGTCAATTTCCTGAATGATCTGATTGCATGCATCCAGGGGCTTGTCTTGGTTTAGATCGAATGTTTGTACCTTGTCGACTAGTGATTGAAGTGTTTTGCACGCATTTCGAATGCGATCGGCCTGCTGGGAAGTGAGTCTCTTAAGGTCTCGGCCGGCCAATTCTTTACAGATATGTAACATTTCATCAAAGGCTGGTACTGACTCTGCAAAATTAATGCTTTTCGATAAGTCTTCAGTTCTTGCCAACCTGTTTGCGTCTATTTCAGCAAGTTCCTTCAGCGAGCTTTCGGCATCTAATATCTTTTCTTCTCTCGTTGCTGGTTCAGCCATTACATCGCCCTCAGTAGTCGGTATTGACCTTAAGAACATAAAAACCTCGGCAGCGCTTTCGCACTGCCGAGGTTACTTATCATAAACCACTCACCCCTATCGCAAACTAACGGGGAGCAAGCGAGTGGGTTGTCGCTTCGGTGGGGTGGGCATTGTTATCCGAGGTTCGTCATCAGTTGCCTGATCCCTGACCCCCGAGTCCTCACCCCTACCGATTAATACATCTCGTCCATGCCGGGACCGCCTGCTGCCTTGCCCTTCTTGGGAGCATCGGCAATCAAGGCGTCGGAGGTCAGCAGCAGGGTAGCCACGCTAGCGGCGTTCTGCAGGGCGGTGCGGGTGACCTTCACAGGATCGATCACACCAGCCTTGACCATGTCGACGTATTCGTCGGTCGCAGCGTTGTAGCCGTTGTTGCCACTTTCGCTGGCGACCTTTTCGCAAACGACGCCGCCATCTTTGCCAGCGTTGTTGGCAATCGAGGTCAGCGGAGCACGGGCGG containing:
- a CDS encoding HD domain-containing protein; the encoded protein is MAAVDFASLVAAILEDYALPITGFHGVAHWARVFENGMRLADETDARREVVQLFAVFHDSRRITEHFDPGHGQRGAELAKAMRGQWFELPDEDFELLYLACAGHTDQRTHPDVTVQTCWDADRLDLGRTGIIPHADYLGTEVARRRDTMHWADGRASFHLVPDWISQDWKVDLATFS
- a CDS encoding family 78 glycoside hydrolase catalytic domain produces the protein MANLRCEYLTDPLGIDVLHPRLSWQVQAIDADQRGLKQTTYQLLVATSPELLTPETADLWNSGKVCSPQTQLVEYEGEPLASDTVCYWKVRVTDREGKLSDWSEPARWSMGPQADEWSAKWIGAVAGESDGHSWDPWLRKHVTLTSPAERAELHVASVGYHELYVNGQKVDDSLLEPAVSNHRKRARYVTYDIASLLVEGDNVIGLWLGTSWAAYPLYQSDDKPSLPIVAAQGTVHCQDESTVAITTDASWKIHPSGNRLLGSWMFRNFGGEHQSPTLHIPEWNRVDYDDHDWSAATVYEPQLMVSAEMVERNRAVKTIQAIEIQQVADNEYRADMGVNFAGTLQLDLTGTPGSIIEILSSEYPAEALTHNLRSEVIVDAQGHATFRSRFNYHSGRWITLRGVTSAPQLEDIRGELVRTDFARSGQFRCSDPLLNQIYDTTNWTLENLALGGYLVDCPQRERMGYGGDGHATINTTLMNYNVGAFYTKWNQDWHDTQDDDGFLPHTAPTFWGGGGPGWSGFCVTLPWEVYQQYGDLRILEQSWPVIERWLAFLDAHSENDMLLEYHVDRNGTAPQWSFLADWLWPGSQGIEELDERLFFNSCYWIYNLQTAASIADQLGHEQAAAKYRARADEVRRAVHAKYYDADDHSYSRGMQAPMALALVVDLPPESERPLVWKRLEREIVEVREGHIHAGITGGAMLFKLLMENGRDDLIAMMTSKTDYPSWGHMLDEGATTIWECWEDPVGRRHSALHSSYLYVGAWPLRSLAGITPGEQAGFAEFTLRPAFVPQLDWVEASYDAPTGTIRSAWRRADGKRTLSIEVPANTMAEIYLPTTGEITEGKKPLNNIEDYLEVETADDSTTIYVESGKYEFSWAE